In the Hordeum vulgare subsp. vulgare chromosome 7H, MorexV3_pseudomolecules_assembly, whole genome shotgun sequence genome, one interval contains:
- the LOC123413224 gene encoding putative disease resistance RPP13-like protein 3 isoform X1, which produces MAVESAITVVLSKLAAHEAEELRRIGDGIVLLRDRLQWLQAFLCDADRKRRAGIPVDGLSLVCLRPMRDITFDAEDTLNDLIFHHQQAALRSHGYQSQKTPMRYFVGLFSRMENRRELSSQIKRIKAAFDQILDDQKYCRVEHISSMAHKGSTMAIAAWYVTPAVLTTSTMAIEAWWGDLENVVGFDKDMEILKQILVHKDEDSHHKMFISIVGESGAGKNTLVQLICDQVCTEMDVLIRYNMMAGSSTKDLLKDVYKMALCQSAYQCHEMEVEEGIDSISEKIHDLLSTKRYLLILGGVSSKSTLNCVRASLPDSGNGSHVMLILDSENEEVAWHANTMNRNGSNGVHMMTPLDQERSAQLFFLKVLRKAQYESWLSTHEKRRKRNNERYGRHYESSRMIGNEHEEECRDNEFQRNIHSVTGGHPMGILLLAGMLRFKDKSIQWDVMMQQLMSSRYSQQYPHQQMSNTTRRAIESIFWTSFEDLPSDLKSCFLYFAAYPQDTWQDANEIVHMWVAEGFINKTPSQHGKTLEEVGHDYLKELVLRCLLRLEERKLGGGIMVVRVHRSLMRFLRFEISETGFMDIIHNVKYNVLMRPSVRRISVQSDCTPMYTTNQKFPKLHSFICHVEEKKHEEIEAQRMWTNKKSVHNDIKFLCWSKFLHVLSLKGLTLNALPDELGDMIHLRYLCVNCPNLHILPSSIVRLLNLQTLDIRNTQVEEIHRDFWKIKTLRHVLAKTLALPTMSMPLGVEEQEEDDEVGSELQTLHGVKPASSDLGEWTLLDNKITRNLRSFEMHGFQYAKHGGPTFKAALQNMYLLGHLNLQGDEIPSCVFTDPGLQSLETMEIHGNVRWDDIIPVVHLLRKVRPNLVQLKVRDINEVPKIIMQQLGTILIRGD; this is translated from the exons CAGGCTGCTTTAAGAAGCCAtggttaccaaagtcagaaaacaCCGATGAGATACTTTGTTGGCCTCTTTTCCCGGATGGAAAATCGACGCGAGTTGTCGAGTCAAATCAAAAGAATTAAAGCGGCATTTGACCAGATCTTGGATGATCAGAAGTACTGCAGGGTCGAGCATATATCATCGATGGCACACAAAGGTTCCACCATGGCCATTGCAGCGTGGTATGTAACACCGGCGGTACTTACAACTTCGACCATGGCCATTGAAGCGTG GTGGGGTGACCTGGAGAATGTTGTGGGCTTCGACAAGGACATGGAGATTCTTAAGCAGATATTGGTCCACAAAGATGAGGATAGTCACCACAAAATGTTCATATCCATTGTTGGGGAGAGTGGTGCTGGAAAGAACACACTCGTACAACTTATTTGTGATCAGGTGTGTACTGAGATGGATGTTTTAATCAGGTACAACATGATGGCTGGTTCTAGCACAAAAGATCTCCTCAAAGATGTGTACAAGATGGCATTGTGCCAGTCTGCATATCAATGTCATGagatggaggtggaagaaggcATTGATAGTATAAGTGAAAAGATCCATGATTTGCTTAGTACAAAGAGGTACTTACTGATCCTCGGTGGGGTTTCCTCCAAAAGCACTCTTAATTGCGTGAGGGCCAGCTTGCCCGACAGTGGCAATGGAAGTCATGTGATGCTAATCTTGGACAGTGAAAATGAAGAAGTCGCTTGGCATGCTAATACCATGAATAGAAATGGATCCAATGGAGTACACATGATGACCCCATTAGATCAAGAAAGAAGTGCACAACTATTCTTTTTGAAAGTGTTGAGAAAAGCACAGTATGAGTCATGGTTGTCGACCCATGAGAAGCGAAGAAAACGGAATAACGAGAGGTATGGTAGACATTATGAGTCATCAAGAATGATTGGGAATGAGCATGAGGAGGAGTGTCGAGATAATGAATTCCAGAGAAATATTCATAGTGTGACGGGAGGACATCCCATGGGCATACTGCTTCTGGCTGGAATGCTTCGGTTTAAGGACAAATCGATCCAGTGGGATGTAATGATGCAACAACTCATGTCTTCAAGGTACTCACAACAATATCCGCATCAGCAGATGTCCAACACAACAAGAAGGGCAATAGAGAGCATCTTCTGGACGAGCTTTGAGGATCTCCCTAGCGATCTTAAGTCATGCTTCTTATACTTTGCTGCATACCCCCAGGACACGTGGCAAGATGCCAATGAGATTGTTCACATGTgggtagcagaaggattcatcaACAAGACGCCATCACAACATGGGAAGACTCTAGAGGAGGTGGGGCACGACTACCTGAAGGAACTTGTATTGAGATGCCTTCTTCGGCTGGAAGAGAGGAAACTTGGCGGTGGCATTATGGTAGTCAGAGTTCATAGAAGCCTTATGAGGTTCTTGCGGTTTGAGATTTCCGAGACTGGCTTCATGGATATTATCCATAATGTTAAATATAATGTCCTTATGCGACCATCAGTGCGCCGCATCTCTGTCCAGAGTGATTGTACACCAATGTATACCACCAACCAAAAATTCCCGAAGTTGCATTCCTTCATATGTCACGTCGAAGAGAAGaagcatgaagaaattgaagctcaGCGGATGTGGACAAATAAGAAGAGtgttcataatgatatcaagtttCTATGCTGGTCAAAGTTCCTTCATGTACTCTCCTTGAAGGGGTTGACGCTCAACGCACTACCGGATGAGCTTGGTGACATGATCCATCTACGATACCTATGTGTCAACTGCCCCAACCTGCACATTCTCCCATCCAGCATTGTCAGGCTACTGAACTTGCAGACGCTCGACATAAGAAATACCCAGGTAGAGGAGATTCATCGGGAtttttggaagatcaagacacttCGTCATGTGCTCGCAAAGACACTGGCACTCCCTACAATGTCAATGCCACTAGGtgtggaagaacaagaagaagatgatgaggttGGTAGTGAGCTACAGACACTCCATGGCGTAAAGCCAGCCTCCTCGGATTTGGGGGAGTGGACCCTATTGGacaacaagatcacaagaaacCTACGGTCATTTGAGATGCATGGTTTCCAGTATGCGAAACATGGAGGACCTACGTTCAAGGCTGCTCTCCAGAACATGTATCTCCTTGGCCACCTGAATCTACAAGGTGATGAGATTCCTTCATGCGTGTTCACCGACCCGGGCCTTCAGAGTCTTGAGACCATGGAGATACATGGAAATGTGAGGTGGGATGACATCATTCCGGTGGTGCATCTTCTTCGCAAAGTCCGCCCGAACCTCGTGCAGCTCAAAGTGCGAGATATCAATGAGGTACCTAAAATCATAATGCAACAACTAGGAACAATACTGATCAGAGGTGATTAG
- the LOC123413224 gene encoding putative disease resistance RPP13-like protein 3 isoform X2, with amino-acid sequence MAVESAITVVLSKLAAHEAEELRRIGDGIVLLRDRLQWLQAFLCDADRKRRAGIPVDGLSLVCLRPMRDITFDAEDTLNDLIFHHQAALRSHGYQSQKTPMRYFVGLFSRMENRRELSSQIKRIKAAFDQILDDQKYCRVEHISSMAHKGSTMAIAAWYVTPAVLTTSTMAIEAWWGDLENVVGFDKDMEILKQILVHKDEDSHHKMFISIVGESGAGKNTLVQLICDQVCTEMDVLIRYNMMAGSSTKDLLKDVYKMALCQSAYQCHEMEVEEGIDSISEKIHDLLSTKRYLLILGGVSSKSTLNCVRASLPDSGNGSHVMLILDSENEEVAWHANTMNRNGSNGVHMMTPLDQERSAQLFFLKVLRKAQYESWLSTHEKRRKRNNERYGRHYESSRMIGNEHEEECRDNEFQRNIHSVTGGHPMGILLLAGMLRFKDKSIQWDVMMQQLMSSRYSQQYPHQQMSNTTRRAIESIFWTSFEDLPSDLKSCFLYFAAYPQDTWQDANEIVHMWVAEGFINKTPSQHGKTLEEVGHDYLKELVLRCLLRLEERKLGGGIMVVRVHRSLMRFLRFEISETGFMDIIHNVKYNVLMRPSVRRISVQSDCTPMYTTNQKFPKLHSFICHVEEKKHEEIEAQRMWTNKKSVHNDIKFLCWSKFLHVLSLKGLTLNALPDELGDMIHLRYLCVNCPNLHILPSSIVRLLNLQTLDIRNTQVEEIHRDFWKIKTLRHVLAKTLALPTMSMPLGVEEQEEDDEVGSELQTLHGVKPASSDLGEWTLLDNKITRNLRSFEMHGFQYAKHGGPTFKAALQNMYLLGHLNLQGDEIPSCVFTDPGLQSLETMEIHGNVRWDDIIPVVHLLRKVRPNLVQLKVRDINEVPKIIMQQLGTILIRGD; translated from the exons GCTGCTTTAAGAAGCCAtggttaccaaagtcagaaaacaCCGATGAGATACTTTGTTGGCCTCTTTTCCCGGATGGAAAATCGACGCGAGTTGTCGAGTCAAATCAAAAGAATTAAAGCGGCATTTGACCAGATCTTGGATGATCAGAAGTACTGCAGGGTCGAGCATATATCATCGATGGCACACAAAGGTTCCACCATGGCCATTGCAGCGTGGTATGTAACACCGGCGGTACTTACAACTTCGACCATGGCCATTGAAGCGTG GTGGGGTGACCTGGAGAATGTTGTGGGCTTCGACAAGGACATGGAGATTCTTAAGCAGATATTGGTCCACAAAGATGAGGATAGTCACCACAAAATGTTCATATCCATTGTTGGGGAGAGTGGTGCTGGAAAGAACACACTCGTACAACTTATTTGTGATCAGGTGTGTACTGAGATGGATGTTTTAATCAGGTACAACATGATGGCTGGTTCTAGCACAAAAGATCTCCTCAAAGATGTGTACAAGATGGCATTGTGCCAGTCTGCATATCAATGTCATGagatggaggtggaagaaggcATTGATAGTATAAGTGAAAAGATCCATGATTTGCTTAGTACAAAGAGGTACTTACTGATCCTCGGTGGGGTTTCCTCCAAAAGCACTCTTAATTGCGTGAGGGCCAGCTTGCCCGACAGTGGCAATGGAAGTCATGTGATGCTAATCTTGGACAGTGAAAATGAAGAAGTCGCTTGGCATGCTAATACCATGAATAGAAATGGATCCAATGGAGTACACATGATGACCCCATTAGATCAAGAAAGAAGTGCACAACTATTCTTTTTGAAAGTGTTGAGAAAAGCACAGTATGAGTCATGGTTGTCGACCCATGAGAAGCGAAGAAAACGGAATAACGAGAGGTATGGTAGACATTATGAGTCATCAAGAATGATTGGGAATGAGCATGAGGAGGAGTGTCGAGATAATGAATTCCAGAGAAATATTCATAGTGTGACGGGAGGACATCCCATGGGCATACTGCTTCTGGCTGGAATGCTTCGGTTTAAGGACAAATCGATCCAGTGGGATGTAATGATGCAACAACTCATGTCTTCAAGGTACTCACAACAATATCCGCATCAGCAGATGTCCAACACAACAAGAAGGGCAATAGAGAGCATCTTCTGGACGAGCTTTGAGGATCTCCCTAGCGATCTTAAGTCATGCTTCTTATACTTTGCTGCATACCCCCAGGACACGTGGCAAGATGCCAATGAGATTGTTCACATGTgggtagcagaaggattcatcaACAAGACGCCATCACAACATGGGAAGACTCTAGAGGAGGTGGGGCACGACTACCTGAAGGAACTTGTATTGAGATGCCTTCTTCGGCTGGAAGAGAGGAAACTTGGCGGTGGCATTATGGTAGTCAGAGTTCATAGAAGCCTTATGAGGTTCTTGCGGTTTGAGATTTCCGAGACTGGCTTCATGGATATTATCCATAATGTTAAATATAATGTCCTTATGCGACCATCAGTGCGCCGCATCTCTGTCCAGAGTGATTGTACACCAATGTATACCACCAACCAAAAATTCCCGAAGTTGCATTCCTTCATATGTCACGTCGAAGAGAAGaagcatgaagaaattgaagctcaGCGGATGTGGACAAATAAGAAGAGtgttcataatgatatcaagtttCTATGCTGGTCAAAGTTCCTTCATGTACTCTCCTTGAAGGGGTTGACGCTCAACGCACTACCGGATGAGCTTGGTGACATGATCCATCTACGATACCTATGTGTCAACTGCCCCAACCTGCACATTCTCCCATCCAGCATTGTCAGGCTACTGAACTTGCAGACGCTCGACATAAGAAATACCCAGGTAGAGGAGATTCATCGGGAtttttggaagatcaagacacttCGTCATGTGCTCGCAAAGACACTGGCACTCCCTACAATGTCAATGCCACTAGGtgtggaagaacaagaagaagatgatgaggttGGTAGTGAGCTACAGACACTCCATGGCGTAAAGCCAGCCTCCTCGGATTTGGGGGAGTGGACCCTATTGGacaacaagatcacaagaaacCTACGGTCATTTGAGATGCATGGTTTCCAGTATGCGAAACATGGAGGACCTACGTTCAAGGCTGCTCTCCAGAACATGTATCTCCTTGGCCACCTGAATCTACAAGGTGATGAGATTCCTTCATGCGTGTTCACCGACCCGGGCCTTCAGAGTCTTGAGACCATGGAGATACATGGAAATGTGAGGTGGGATGACATCATTCCGGTGGTGCATCTTCTTCGCAAAGTCCGCCCGAACCTCGTGCAGCTCAAAGTGCGAGATATCAATGAGGTACCTAAAATCATAATGCAACAACTAGGAACAATACTGATCAGAGGTGATTAG